Proteins from a genomic interval of Oceanispirochaeta crateris:
- a CDS encoding AlbA family DNA-binding domain-containing protein, protein MNFFQSNKSLILSFVSILLALFLIFVMAGSNRLKDFLNDSMSDSIVSRPYREMQTILPEWINFLSNSAFWIEAGDFSENFEDSNLNLLNRAVSGSLPGVAAINYRSGMKYHSFILEEGRFILREINGNEEIRQIPLEMKDLPEDSKSNSDTIFLSNIHSLISTGEPGFSVTLEMPSASGKTISLDISLLRFIEFYKDIFDEDGILFSSFSKSEFITIPLNSAPLKGWSGSLGEKGSENYNYYYDLTKHVLEEISSSEMENLYHIEYDEQKWFVLLYELNEYGSSIGFILPESDLFFSQFDRFYVLAAIPFFLLFLVLIILFFLGNYRERRRLSEEELLLQVIEKGESKKLEFKSSLRWDYRDNCVNKKLEEVIMKSIAAFGNSAGGDLLIGVSDDGKPLGLQQDYQSLKHPDRDTFELHLRNLASAMYGTFVSRNVDVKFIEVHGKDICQVSVRSSSQPLFTTMTSKSGGKNEQFYIRDGNMSRRIESLKDITVYCQKRFK, encoded by the coding sequence GTGAATTTCTTTCAAAGCAATAAAAGTCTGATTCTATCCTTTGTTTCTATTCTGTTAGCTCTTTTTCTCATTTTCGTAATGGCAGGAAGTAATCGGCTGAAAGATTTTCTGAATGACAGCATGTCTGATTCTATTGTTTCCAGGCCTTATCGTGAGATGCAGACAATTTTGCCGGAATGGATCAACTTTTTATCAAATTCAGCCTTCTGGATTGAAGCGGGTGATTTTTCAGAGAATTTTGAAGATTCAAACCTTAACCTATTAAACAGAGCTGTATCTGGATCATTACCCGGTGTGGCCGCTATTAATTACAGAAGTGGGATGAAGTATCATTCTTTCATTCTGGAGGAAGGACGGTTTATTCTCCGTGAAATTAATGGAAACGAAGAAATAAGACAGATCCCATTAGAAATGAAGGATTTGCCAGAAGACTCCAAATCAAATTCGGATACTATCTTTCTTTCAAATATACACTCTCTAATTTCTACAGGAGAACCTGGTTTTTCAGTGACTCTGGAGATGCCTTCTGCATCTGGAAAAACAATCTCACTTGATATTTCCCTCCTCCGTTTTATTGAATTCTATAAAGATATTTTTGATGAAGATGGCATTCTCTTTTCATCCTTTAGCAAGAGTGAGTTTATAACGATTCCCTTGAATAGTGCTCCTTTGAAGGGATGGTCCGGCAGTCTTGGTGAAAAGGGCTCTGAAAATTATAATTATTATTATGATCTGACCAAACATGTTCTGGAAGAAATTTCTTCTTCAGAAATGGAGAATCTATACCATATTGAATATGATGAGCAAAAGTGGTTTGTTTTATTATATGAGCTTAATGAATATGGCAGCTCTATTGGTTTCATACTTCCCGAGTCCGATCTATTTTTCAGTCAGTTTGACCGTTTCTATGTCCTGGCGGCAATCCCGTTTTTTCTGCTTTTTCTGGTGTTGATCATCCTATTTTTTCTTGGAAATTACCGTGAACGGCGTCGTCTTTCTGAGGAAGAGCTTCTGTTGCAGGTAATTGAGAAGGGTGAGAGTAAAAAACTGGAGTTTAAGTCTTCTCTTCGCTGGGATTACAGGGATAACTGTGTCAATAAAAAACTGGAAGAAGTCATCATGAAATCCATTGCAGCTTTTGGAAATAGTGCGGGTGGAGATCTTCTTATCGGTGTAAGTGACGATGGAAAACCTTTGGGACTTCAACAGGACTACCAGAGTCTTAAGCATCCAGATAGAGATACCTTTGAACTTCATTTGAGAAATCTTGCTTCAGCTATGTACGGAACGTTTGTCAGTAGGAATGTAGATGTTAAGTTTATTGAAGTCCATGGAAAAGACATCTGCCAAGTGTCAGTCAGGTCTTCTTCACAGCCTCTGTTTACTACGATGACCAGCAAAAGCGGAGGAAAAAATGAACAGTTTTATATTCGGGATGGAAACATGTCCCGCCGTATTGAGTCTTTGAAGGATATTACTGTTTACTGTCAAAAAAGATTTAAGTAG
- a CDS encoding DUF302 domain-containing protein has translation MGALDWKIPAVHDLQTTMAKFDKDVKKVKIFELCHPDHAGEILAENDESICLNKSNHLRIKCNSG, from the coding sequence GTGGGTGCACTGGATTGGAAAATTCCCGCGGTTCATGATCTGCAGACAACAATGGCTAAGTTTGACAAAGATGTAAAGAAGGTTAAAATTTTTGAATTGTGTCATCCTGACCATGCAGGAGAGATTCTCGCCGAGAATGATGAAAGTATCTGTCTGAATAAATCCAATCATTTGAGAATTAAATGCAACTCTGGATAA
- a CDS encoding (p)ppGpp synthetase, producing MDEATFHIEAKEKLETRYNEALPAFSATLNILNDMIYAGAHEKGLSVTVRHRVKEFSSWHAKFLRNISLGKDKKPLAITDILGIRIICPFLEEIEAISNMLQELFQITEYEVKGAEYPYQYFGYESVHFLIVLPEDTYSSDSPILDFLNPLVCEIQVRTILQEAWAEVEHELVYKSEFSPLDEPLKRKLAALNANLTLSDIMFQEIRAYQRELNSALNQRRKDFYDCISQNPQKDRESESRAPEKNQPPSIIQETIDTLLLRGLLAHNENHYSEAIEIYSTILLRKINNDIRAVILVHRGMAYFSSNLQDAALEDFNQAIELNPGQTKARYYRAVHARVNGNLSDALSDIEECIKAEPYNIEFITARAETLAAAGKLQSAIEDCRIVLKLAPDFKPALKLLHSLETS from the coding sequence ATGGATGAAGCAACCTTTCACATCGAAGCTAAGGAAAAACTGGAGACCCGTTATAATGAAGCTCTTCCTGCATTCTCTGCCACTCTCAATATTCTGAACGATATGATTTATGCTGGAGCTCATGAAAAGGGTTTATCCGTAACGGTTCGTCATCGTGTCAAAGAATTTTCCAGCTGGCATGCAAAATTTCTTAGAAATATCAGTTTGGGTAAAGACAAAAAGCCCCTAGCTATTACAGATATTCTTGGAATCAGAATTATATGCCCTTTTCTGGAAGAGATTGAGGCTATTTCCAATATGCTTCAGGAATTATTTCAGATCACAGAGTATGAGGTTAAAGGAGCAGAGTATCCTTATCAATATTTTGGTTATGAATCAGTTCATTTTCTCATTGTTCTACCCGAGGATACTTACTCTTCCGATTCACCCATCCTCGATTTTTTAAATCCCTTAGTTTGTGAAATTCAGGTCCGTACCATCCTACAGGAAGCCTGGGCAGAAGTTGAACATGAGCTGGTCTATAAGTCAGAATTTTCACCTCTTGATGAACCATTGAAAAGAAAACTTGCGGCACTGAATGCGAACCTTACACTGTCTGATATTATGTTTCAGGAAATAAGGGCTTACCAGCGAGAACTCAACTCCGCACTCAATCAGCGGCGAAAAGACTTTTATGATTGTATCAGCCAGAATCCACAAAAGGATAGAGAATCCGAATCCAGGGCACCAGAGAAAAATCAGCCCCCTAGTATTATACAGGAGACCATTGATACTCTTTTGCTCCGCGGACTCCTTGCCCATAACGAGAATCACTACAGTGAGGCAATTGAGATCTATTCCACGATACTTCTTCGTAAGATCAATAATGATATAAGGGCAGTTATTCTTGTTCATAGAGGAATGGCTTATTTTTCAAGTAATTTGCAAGACGCAGCTCTTGAAGATTTTAATCAGGCGATTGAATTAAATCCGGGACAAACAAAAGCCCGTTATTATAGAGCCGTGCATGCTCGAGTCAATGGAAATCTTTCAGACGCATTGAGTGACATTGAAGAGTGTATCAAAGCAGAGCCATACAATATTGAGTTCATTACGGCCAGGGCAGAAACTCTGGCCGCTGCAGGAAAACTGCAATCGGCCATTGAGGATTGCCGGATTGTTTTAAAACTAGCCCCCGATTTTAAACCAGCGTTAAAATTATTGCATAGTCTTGAAACCAGCTAA
- a CDS encoding NADPH:quinone reductase: MKAIVVDDFGQENVLKIKELEPFSPGPGQVVVCIAAIGVNPVDTYIRSGMYANKPSLPYTPGNDGAGIVIELGKGVSSVKEGDRVFLTGSLSGTYAEEALCAENQIHPLPDHISFEAGACLGTPYSTAYRALIQKAKPQPGEWLLVHGATGGVGLAAVQIANSIGVPVIATGGTKEGRLLLREQGVEFVLDHNSGAYLDSILEITKGAGANIVLEMLANVNLDKDLKILSQKGRIVIIGNRGEITISPRDAMVKDAVIMGMMLKNALPEELNEIYDALNQGLNDGAIKPIVGQTFSLDKAATAHQMIMTPGAKGNIILVS, translated from the coding sequence ATGAAAGCCATAGTTGTGGACGATTTTGGTCAGGAAAATGTTTTAAAGATCAAAGAACTGGAGCCATTTTCACCAGGGCCAGGTCAGGTTGTTGTGTGTATTGCAGCAATCGGTGTGAATCCCGTGGACACATATATCCGTTCTGGAATGTATGCCAATAAGCCCTCTCTTCCCTACACTCCTGGGAACGATGGAGCTGGTATTGTAATAGAGTTAGGCAAGGGAGTCTCTTCAGTTAAAGAGGGAGACCGTGTCTTTCTTACAGGGTCTTTAAGCGGCACTTATGCCGAGGAGGCGTTGTGTGCTGAGAATCAAATCCACCCATTACCGGATCATATCTCCTTTGAAGCCGGTGCTTGCCTGGGGACTCCCTATTCAACGGCTTATAGAGCTTTGATTCAAAAAGCTAAACCTCAGCCAGGGGAGTGGCTTCTCGTTCATGGAGCCACAGGTGGAGTCGGCCTCGCAGCAGTACAGATTGCAAACTCTATTGGGGTTCCTGTCATAGCTACGGGAGGTACAAAGGAAGGACGTCTCCTCCTTAGAGAGCAGGGCGTTGAATTTGTACTAGACCATAACTCTGGTGCTTATCTTGATTCGATTTTAGAGATCACCAAAGGAGCTGGTGCGAATATCGTATTGGAGATGTTGGCAAATGTTAATTTAGACAAGGATCTTAAGATCCTCTCTCAAAAGGGAAGGATCGTTATCATTGGTAACAGGGGAGAAATTACAATATCTCCCAGAGATGCTATGGTAAAAGATGCCGTCATTATGGGAATGATGTTAAAGAACGCTCTCCCTGAAGAGCTGAATGAGATCTATGACGCTTTGAATCAGGGCTTGAATGATGGCGCAATTAAACCAATTGTAGGCCAGACCTTTTCTCTGGATAAAGCGGCGACTGCACATCAAATGATCATGACGCCCGGGGCCAAAGGGAATATAATTCTTGTTTCTTAA
- a CDS encoding YbhB/YbcL family Raf kinase inhibitor-like protein — MHQQEFGILKSSIILIFLFLVVLGLNANGQSDGSDLESTVEEILDHYDPQSLSLDDALAIHADFKEAGIKGGPDLDTIINNNGFDAEQLRTLVPPPDGPRHIQGEKREPSVPVFSSLEQDFGPAEFSLFSPAIDEKGELFNQYKCEKKDNNIEKSIPLNWTNIPEGTGSLAIVMYHFPNPGDRSHVNSYLLLWGIEPSIMEIPHGMADQGDWYMGSNKDGNAISYTSPCSKGPGSHKYTIAIFALSGFPEELPAHSSRDINFESFMTAIEKQNILGKAELNFLDIRK, encoded by the coding sequence TTGCATCAACAAGAATTTGGTATTCTGAAAAGTAGTATTATTTTGATTTTTCTTTTTTTAGTTGTCCTCGGTTTAAATGCAAATGGACAATCCGATGGATCAGATCTTGAATCGACTGTTGAGGAAATCCTCGATCATTATGATCCTCAATCTTTGAGTCTCGATGATGCCCTTGCAATTCATGCTGATTTTAAAGAAGCCGGAATCAAAGGTGGCCCTGATCTTGATACAATAATTAATAACAATGGTTTTGATGCCGAACAGTTGAGAACTCTTGTTCCACCACCTGATGGTCCGAGGCATATACAAGGGGAAAAACGGGAACCTTCGGTCCCGGTCTTCTCTTCTTTGGAACAAGACTTTGGCCCTGCCGAATTTTCTTTGTTCAGCCCTGCTATCGATGAGAAAGGGGAATTATTCAACCAGTATAAGTGTGAGAAAAAGGATAACAATATTGAAAAATCAATTCCTTTAAACTGGACAAATATTCCTGAAGGTACAGGGTCATTGGCAATTGTTATGTACCATTTTCCAAACCCCGGTGATCGTTCCCATGTAAACTCCTACCTATTGTTGTGGGGGATCGAACCTTCAATAATGGAAATACCCCATGGAATGGCTGATCAGGGAGATTGGTATATGGGTTCCAATAAGGACGGGAATGCCATTTCATACACTTCTCCATGTAGCAAGGGGCCTGGTTCTCACAAATATACGATTGCGATTTTTGCTTTGTCAGGATTCCCCGAAGAATTACCTGCTCATAGTAGTAGGGATATCAATTTTGAATCTTTCATGACTGCTATTGAAAAACAGAATATTCTTGGAAAAGCAGAGCTGAATTTTCTGGATATTCGAAAATGA
- a CDS encoding dihydrolipoyl dehydrogenase family protein — protein MKIDILVIGSGTSGYTVANGLKKEGKTVAVADRRSFGGTCAKRGCQPKKYLVANAEIVHLAKGLEGKGLKKAPSVAWKDLMSLKREFTDKVSFNTEEGFKTAGIDVLHGDVYFTSPQSVIVGDLPVSADKIVLAVGTIPTPLTIPGGDFTVDSEYFLDMDKMPRKIIFIGGGYISFELASVAHQAGAETIILHRSVQPLKHFDPDLTRILVKTMKEEGLNLYTEHPVKKIEKSNSGFKVIAGVDEYFADLVVNATGRTPDLNSLNLDVGNIKFGAKGIDVNDYLQSSSNPNVFAVGDCVASGPDLATVADMQAEIVVQNILNKDSVIPDYSNIPSAVFSLPAMASVGISEEEAIQKKLDFRVKMIDQSNWPSSKRIGQKAAVSKVIIEEKTEQILGVHILGHNAAEVINTFALAIKFGHTTEELRTVLWAYPTHTSDMKYSFK, from the coding sequence ATGAAAATAGATATATTAGTCATAGGTTCTGGAACAAGCGGTTACACTGTTGCCAACGGTCTCAAAAAAGAAGGTAAAACTGTTGCTGTGGCAGATCGGAGAAGTTTTGGCGGAACCTGCGCCAAAAGAGGTTGTCAGCCCAAAAAATATCTTGTTGCAAATGCAGAAATCGTTCATTTGGCAAAAGGGCTTGAAGGGAAAGGCCTAAAAAAAGCACCAAGTGTCGCATGGAAAGACCTCATGAGTCTAAAAAGAGAGTTCACTGATAAAGTATCTTTCAATACAGAAGAGGGGTTTAAAACTGCCGGTATTGATGTATTACATGGGGATGTATATTTTACCTCTCCTCAGAGTGTCATAGTTGGAGATTTACCCGTTTCTGCAGATAAAATAGTCTTAGCAGTAGGAACAATACCGACTCCTTTGACGATTCCAGGGGGAGATTTTACTGTAGATAGTGAGTACTTCCTTGATATGGATAAAATGCCGAGGAAAATCATCTTTATCGGAGGCGGATACATTTCCTTTGAACTGGCTTCTGTTGCCCATCAAGCGGGAGCAGAAACGATCATACTTCATCGTTCCGTTCAACCTCTCAAGCATTTTGATCCAGATCTCACCAGAATCCTTGTCAAGACGATGAAGGAAGAAGGTTTAAATCTGTATACAGAACATCCTGTCAAAAAGATTGAAAAAAGTAATTCAGGTTTTAAGGTGATCGCAGGTGTGGATGAGTATTTTGCAGATCTCGTGGTGAATGCAACAGGCCGAACCCCCGATTTGAACTCACTGAACCTGGATGTCGGAAATATAAAATTCGGAGCAAAAGGCATAGACGTTAACGACTACCTACAGTCGTCTTCCAACCCCAATGTCTTTGCTGTTGGAGACTGCGTAGCCTCTGGTCCGGATCTGGCAACCGTTGCAGATATGCAGGCTGAGATTGTAGTTCAAAACATTCTAAATAAGGATTCTGTAATTCCTGATTACTCAAATATTCCCAGTGCTGTTTTCTCACTCCCGGCTATGGCATCAGTCGGGATTTCTGAGGAAGAAGCCATTCAAAAAAAACTGGATTTCAGAGTCAAAATGATTGATCAATCAAATTGGCCTTCATCAAAGAGGATCGGTCAAAAAGCTGCGGTGAGTAAAGTCATTATTGAGGAAAAAACGGAACAGATTCTGGGCGTACATATACTGGGACACAATGCAGCAGAAGTCATCAATACATTTGCTTTAGCCATCAAGTTTGGTCATACCACTGAGGAACTGCGCACCGTACTATGGGCCTATCCAACACATACGTCAGATATGAAATATAGCTTTAAATAA
- the katG gene encoding catalase/peroxidase HPI: MKGEGKCPVTGATSRSASKGSSNKDWWPNQLNLKILHQNPSTLRPMDEGFNYAEEFKTLDLTAIKKDLYSLMTDSKEWWPADYGHYGPLFIRMAWHSAGTYRTSDGRGGGNTGNQRFAPLNSWPDNVNLDKARRLLWPIKQKYGRKISWADLMILAGNCALESMGLKTFGFAGGREDIWEPEDDVYWGTETEWLGDKRYSGERDLENPLAAVQMGLIYVNPEGPNGEPIPAASAHDVRQTFARMAMNDEETVALLAGGHTFGKCHGAGDASNVGPEPEAAPLEEVGLGWKSLFKKGKGGDTISSGIEGAWKPNPTRWDMGYLTVLFKYEWELLKSPAGAYQWLAKDVEDEDMVVDAHDPSKKHRPMMTTADLSLKFDPVYEKIARHYLENPDEFTDAFARAWFKLTHRDMGPRTRYLGPEVPEEVLIWQDPVPAVDHALIDEQDIADLKNKILSSGLSVSQLVSTAWASASTFRGSDYRGGANGARVQLAPQKDWEVNEPKKLKKVLEKLTQLQKEFNSSHGGGKRVSLADLIVLGGCAAIEKAAKDGGNNISVPFTPGRTDTTQELTDVDSFAVLEPCADGFRNYLKTKYSISAEELLLDKAQLLTLTAPEMTVLVGGLRVLGANYEQSKHGVFTTTPEVLTNDFFVNLLDMSTEWKPVSKDGDEFEGIDRATKKKRWIASRVDLVFGSNSQLRAQAEVYGCQDSKEKFLQDFTKAWNKVMNLDRYDLV; this comes from the coding sequence ATGAAAGGAGAAGGGAAATGTCCAGTTACAGGAGCGACGAGTCGGTCAGCTTCAAAAGGATCTTCAAATAAAGATTGGTGGCCTAATCAGCTGAATCTTAAGATACTTCATCAAAATCCTTCAACTCTTAGGCCGATGGATGAAGGCTTTAATTATGCAGAAGAATTTAAAACCCTCGATTTAACAGCAATAAAGAAAGATTTGTATTCTCTAATGACAGACTCCAAGGAGTGGTGGCCTGCCGACTATGGTCATTATGGACCCTTGTTTATCCGTATGGCATGGCATAGCGCCGGAACATACAGAACGAGTGATGGCCGTGGAGGAGGCAATACGGGGAATCAGCGTTTTGCTCCCCTAAATAGCTGGCCCGATAATGTAAACCTCGATAAGGCACGCCGGCTTCTCTGGCCAATAAAACAGAAATATGGGAGAAAGATATCCTGGGCGGATTTGATGATATTAGCCGGGAACTGCGCTTTAGAGTCTATGGGGTTAAAGACTTTTGGTTTTGCCGGAGGCCGGGAGGATATTTGGGAGCCCGAGGATGATGTATATTGGGGAACCGAGACAGAATGGCTCGGTGATAAGCGTTATTCGGGCGAACGAGACCTTGAAAATCCTCTTGCAGCAGTTCAGATGGGATTGATTTATGTTAATCCCGAAGGCCCCAATGGTGAGCCTATTCCTGCGGCTTCTGCTCATGATGTCCGCCAGACATTTGCCCGTATGGCTATGAATGATGAAGAGACTGTAGCGCTGCTTGCCGGAGGTCATACCTTTGGAAAGTGTCATGGAGCGGGAGATGCCTCAAATGTCGGTCCAGAACCTGAAGCCGCCCCCCTTGAGGAAGTAGGCCTTGGATGGAAGAGTCTTTTCAAAAAAGGGAAGGGTGGCGACACCATTTCAAGTGGTATTGAAGGCGCGTGGAAACCAAACCCCACAAGATGGGATATGGGATATCTTACTGTGTTGTTCAAGTATGAATGGGAGCTCCTAAAAAGCCCTGCCGGAGCCTATCAGTGGCTGGCTAAAGATGTAGAAGATGAGGATATGGTTGTGGATGCCCATGATCCGTCCAAGAAACATCGTCCCATGATGACAACCGCTGACTTATCTCTTAAATTTGACCCTGTTTATGAAAAAATAGCCCGTCATTATTTGGAAAATCCAGATGAATTTACTGATGCCTTTGCAAGGGCTTGGTTCAAGCTCACTCACCGTGATATGGGACCCCGAACCAGATATCTTGGACCAGAAGTCCCTGAGGAAGTCTTGATTTGGCAGGATCCGGTACCAGCTGTAGATCATGCCCTTATTGATGAACAGGATATTGCAGATTTGAAGAATAAAATTCTATCTTCAGGATTGTCTGTTTCACAATTGGTTTCAACCGCCTGGGCATCGGCTTCCACATTTCGTGGATCTGACTATCGTGGAGGTGCTAATGGAGCGCGAGTGCAGTTGGCTCCCCAGAAGGACTGGGAAGTTAATGAACCCAAGAAGTTGAAGAAAGTTTTAGAAAAACTGACTCAATTACAGAAGGAATTCAATAGCTCCCATGGGGGAGGAAAAAGAGTTTCTCTGGCAGACTTGATTGTATTGGGCGGATGCGCTGCCATCGAAAAAGCAGCCAAAGACGGTGGAAATAATATTTCGGTTCCATTTACTCCCGGCCGTACGGATACCACTCAGGAACTAACAGATGTTGATTCTTTTGCTGTACTGGAACCCTGCGCTGATGGATTCCGCAATTACTTGAAGACAAAATATAGCATATCAGCAGAGGAACTGCTTCTAGACAAGGCTCAGTTATTGACTCTTACTGCACCGGAAATGACAGTCCTTGTCGGTGGATTACGAGTTCTAGGTGCAAATTATGAACAATCAAAGCATGGTGTTTTTACAACGACACCGGAAGTTTTGACAAATGATTTCTTTGTTAATCTCTTAGACATGAGTACTGAGTGGAAACCTGTTTCAAAAGATGGTGATGAATTTGAAGGAATAGACCGGGCAACCAAGAAGAAAAGGTGGATTGCTTCCCGGGTTGATCTGGTTTTTGGTTCCAATTCACAATTGAGGGCTCAGGCAGAAGTTTATGGTTGTCAGGATTCAAAGGAAAAATTCCTCCAGGATTTTACCAAAGCCTGGAACAAAGTCATGAACCTCGACCGATATGATCTGGTATAG
- a CDS encoding radical SAM/SPASM domain-containing protein, translating into MNKKTIQAPRVIAWEITRSCPLACRHCRASAQNTPYDGELSTEQAFKVLESIASFSKPIIILTGGEPMNRPDIYEIARHGTELGLRMVMAPCGLQVDSNTVTKIIDSGIKRISLSLDGMDAKTHDSFRGVKGAFESVMKAVEAAKSGGLEFQINSTITKLNYKQLPQILELVMQMGAVSFHPFLLVPTGRAENLVQYEINPEEYEELLLWIYQKSRHLPIQMKPTCAPHYYRILRQEEKKASRNVIPSTHGLDALTKGCMGGQSFAFISHIGKVQICGFMEDEAGDLNKTNLDFHPIWDSSELFNEMRDIDSYHGKCGICDYRKNCGGCRARAKAITGDYLGEEPFCIYQPT; encoded by the coding sequence ATGAACAAAAAGACTATCCAAGCGCCACGGGTCATTGCCTGGGAAATTACACGATCTTGCCCATTGGCATGCCGTCATTGCCGTGCTTCAGCACAAAACACACCATATGATGGAGAACTCTCTACAGAGCAAGCCTTCAAGGTTCTGGAGTCTATTGCCTCCTTCTCAAAGCCCATCATAATCCTAACAGGGGGAGAACCTATGAACCGTCCTGATATTTATGAGATTGCCAGGCATGGAACAGAACTGGGATTGCGCATGGTTATGGCTCCCTGTGGTCTTCAGGTAGACTCTAACACGGTGACAAAAATAATTGATTCAGGGATTAAAAGAATTAGTTTAAGTTTGGATGGTATGGATGCCAAGACCCATGATTCTTTCAGAGGAGTAAAAGGGGCATTTGAGTCTGTTATGAAAGCTGTAGAGGCTGCGAAATCCGGAGGACTAGAGTTTCAGATAAATTCTACCATTACAAAACTCAATTATAAACAATTACCCCAAATCCTCGAACTGGTTATGCAAATGGGTGCCGTATCATTCCACCCCTTTCTGCTCGTTCCAACCGGTCGTGCAGAAAATCTTGTGCAATACGAGATAAATCCTGAAGAATATGAAGAATTACTGCTGTGGATATACCAAAAAAGCCGACACCTTCCCATACAAATGAAGCCAACCTGTGCTCCCCACTATTACAGGATTCTCCGGCAGGAAGAAAAAAAAGCTAGTCGTAACGTAATTCCCTCTACCCACGGTTTGGATGCTCTTACGAAGGGATGTATGGGTGGCCAGAGCTTTGCCTTTATCTCTCATATAGGTAAAGTTCAAATATGTGGATTCATGGAGGATGAGGCAGGAGACCTAAACAAAACAAATCTCGATTTCCACCCCATCTGGGACTCATCAGAACTCTTTAATGAAATGAGAGACATTGATAGTTACCATGGAAAATGCGGGATTTGTGACTACAGAAAAAATTGCGGCGGTTGCCGTGCCAGAGCCAAGGCAATTACCGGGGATTACCTTGGGGAAGAACCTTTTTGCATCTACCAACCGACATGA
- the hemH gene encoding ferrochelatase has protein sequence MINTEYDALLYLSFGGPEKSDDVLPFLRNVTRGKNIPDRILTRVAMKYELFGGKSPINECNRNVIDALKKELDIAGIKLPIYFGNRFWSPTIEDALLQMKANGVKKALAFVTSPYASYYGCWQYVHEIQTSLNRIGGGITIHKLKPFFNDSLFIRALSEILNSYLETASQLSRRIIFTAHNIPQDMINSERYVQELEESAKLVMEQISNKVPYTIAYQSKSRNTSNEWLSPELQDVIHESSISSFQEIIIMPFGFLSDHMEVIYDLDIEAAELAKSEGLKFSRLKTVGNSSTFISMIKRQIEEQMSTDLPSPPLNEEKVSCPNCQTPCDTL, from the coding sequence ATGATAAACACAGAATATGATGCACTACTATACCTCTCTTTTGGAGGTCCTGAAAAATCTGATGACGTATTGCCATTTCTTCGGAATGTTACAAGAGGGAAAAATATCCCTGACAGAATCCTTACAAGGGTGGCCATGAAATATGAGTTATTCGGAGGAAAGAGTCCCATAAATGAATGTAACCGCAATGTCATTGATGCACTGAAAAAAGAACTGGATATAGCAGGGATCAAACTGCCTATCTATTTCGGAAATCGATTCTGGTCTCCTACAATTGAGGATGCTCTTCTTCAAATGAAAGCAAATGGAGTCAAAAAAGCCTTGGCATTTGTGACTTCCCCCTACGCCAGCTATTACGGCTGTTGGCAGTATGTCCATGAGATCCAAACCTCTCTGAATAGAATTGGAGGCGGCATCACCATTCATAAACTGAAACCTTTTTTCAATGATTCCCTGTTTATCAGAGCATTGAGTGAAATTCTGAACTCTTATCTGGAAACCGCCTCTCAATTATCCCGTCGAATTATTTTTACGGCTCATAATATCCCACAGGATATGATCAATAGTGAAAGGTATGTGCAGGAATTAGAAGAAAGCGCAAAACTAGTGATGGAACAAATCTCTAACAAGGTTCCTTATACTATTGCTTATCAAAGCAAAAGTAGAAATACCAGCAATGAATGGCTCTCTCCAGAGTTACAGGATGTAATACACGAGTCTTCCATTTCTTCATTTCAAGAAATCATTATAATGCCTTTTGGATTCTTATCTGACCATATGGAAGTAATCTACGACCTGGATATAGAAGCCGCCGAACTGGCAAAGAGTGAAGGCCTCAAATTTTCACGACTAAAAACAGTTGGAAACTCATCGACTTTCATTTCTATGATAAAAAGGCAAATCGAGGAACAGATGAGCACAGACCTTCCTTCACCTCCTTTGAATGAGGAAAAAGTTTCTTGCCCGAACTGTCAGACCCCCTGTGACACTCTTTGA